The Desulfobulbus propionicus DSM 2032 DNA segment TGCACTCCCCGCCGGGCATACACCACGAGCACCGCCTGCATCTCATTGTCCCACCCCGCCTCATAGAGCAGCGGCACCTCGACCAAAATCAGTGCATGCCGGTGGCTGGCCACCGCTCGGTGCATCGCCGCACGCGCCAGCGGATGGAGCAGACCGTCGACCTGCTGCCGAAATTGGGGCTCGCTGAACAGACGCTCACGCAGAGCGACCCGATCCAGCTCGCCGGAGGGACGAAGGAAGGCATTGCCAAAGGCGGCACGCAAGGCCAGCCAACCAGGTTGATCGATATCCAGAAGATGACGGCAGCATTGGTCGACATCGATCAGCGGCGCCAGACAGTAGCTGGCCAACAGACGGCTGACGCAACTTTTGCCTGAGCCGATTCCCCCGGTTATGCCGAGCAAAAAGGGCTGCATCAGCCGAGTGTCCGGACGAGGTTGAGGATATCCTGCATATCGGCCCACAAAGGCGCCGTCAGGCACATCTCCTCGTTGGTCAGCGGATGATGGAAGCGCAGCGTGCTTGCGTGCAACATCTGCCTTGGCGGCTTGATCGGGGCCCCGCGTTCCACCCTGCCCCCATAGAGTGCATCTCCGGCAACCGGTGCCCGCAGAGAGGCCATATGAACACGGATCTGATGCGTCCTGCCGGTTTCAATGCCAATTTCGACCAGGCACCAGCCATTGATGAAGGATTCGAGAACGCGCCAGTGCGTGGCAGCGTACTTGCCCTGGTCAGGGCGGATGGCCATTTTTTTTCGATCGACCGGATGCCTGCCGATGGGTGCCACCAGGCGTCCCTCCCGTTCCCGGGGGCTACGCAACAGCAGTGCATGGTAGGTTTTGTGGATCTTCCGGTTTTTGAAATCCGCCATCAGGCTACGAAGCGACCGCTCCGATTTCGCCACCAGCATCACCCCGGAGGTGTCCTTGTCCAACCGATGGACAATCCCCGGGCGGCCAGCATCCAATGCGGGGAGATCCTGACAGTGATAGAGCAACCCATGCACCAGGGTTCCGCCGCCATGGCCGCAGGCCGGATGAACGACCAGCCCCGGTGGTTTACCGATGACCAGCAGATGCTCATCTTCAAACAGTATGGAAAAATCGATTTTTTCAGGGGCAAGATCAAGAGACGGGGTAGGCGGGAAGGAAACGGTGATGATTTCATCCTGGTGAAGACGATACCCAGCCTTCACCTGCTGCCCGTTGACGAGCACATGGGCAGCCCCTATGAGTTTGCCGATGGCGGAGCGTGACTGCTCGGGAAGCTGGCGGATGAGGTAGTGATCAAGGCGTTGACCTTGGTCGCCGGAGGTCACCATGAACTCGGCGTCTGTCGTAATCGGCGCCGGCTGTTGCCAGGAATCAGCCTGCCCATCGTCGTCCACCAGGTCATACCAATCGACCGGTGACCCGGTAAAATTAACAGAACAACTTTTCGATCTGCTGCTCAATCATCCCCTCTTCCATCTGCTTGGCCAGCGACAACTCCTTGACCAGGAGATTCTTCGCGGTATCCAGCATTTTACGTTCGCCATACGAGAGATCTTTATCTTCCTTCAACAAAAAAAGATCGCGCAACACCACCGCCACCTCAAACACCGATCCGGTTTTGATTTTTTCCATGTACTCACGGTATCGACGATTCCAGGTTTGTGCCGTGATTTTGATGTCGCGTTCCTTGAGGATATCGATGACCTTGGGAACGTCCTCACCGGAAATAATAGCTCGCAAACCGACATTGGCACTGGTAGCGGTCGGTATCATGATGGTCATATCGTTATCGAGAATTTTCATCACATAAAAACTCTGGTCGATGCCACCGATGCTTTGCGTTTTTATGGC contains these protein-coding regions:
- a CDS encoding RluA family pseudouridine synthase, yielding MSSRSKSCSVNFTGSPVDWYDLVDDDGQADSWQQPAPITTDAEFMVTSGDQGQRLDHYLIRQLPEQSRSAIGKLIGAAHVLVNGQQVKAGYRLHQDEIITVSFPPTPSLDLAPEKIDFSILFEDEHLLVIGKPPGLVVHPACGHGGGTLVHGLLYHCQDLPALDAGRPGIVHRLDKDTSGVMLVAKSERSLRSLMADFKNRKIHKTYHALLLRSPREREGRLVAPIGRHPVDRKKMAIRPDQGKYAATHWRVLESFINGWCLVEIGIETGRTHQIRVHMASLRAPVAGDALYGGRVERGAPIKPPRQMLHASTLRFHHPLTNEEMCLTAPLWADMQDILNLVRTLG
- the coaE gene encoding dephospho-CoA kinase (Dephospho-CoA kinase (CoaE) performs the final step in coenzyme A biosynthesis.) → MQPFLLGITGGIGSGKSCVSRLLASYCLAPLIDVDQCCRHLLDIDQPGWLALRAAFGNAFLRPSGELDRVALRERLFSEPQFRQQVDGLLHPLARAAMHRAVASHRHALILVEVPLLYEAGWDNEMQAVLVVYARRGVQCCRIMQRDGVSRHKAAQAVAAQMDLREKAKRADYCIDNSGAWTRTRLQVIALGDKLSECFPV
- a CDS encoding CarD family transcriptional regulator — encoded protein: MFSKGDMAVYPAHGVGLIEAIKTQSIGGIDQSFYVMKILDNDMTIMIPTATSANVGLRAIISGEDVPKVIDILKERDIKITAQTWNRRYREYMEKIKTGSVFEVAVVLRDLFLLKEDKDLSYGERKMLDTAKNLLVKELSLAKQMEEGMIEQQIEKLFC